One genomic segment of Macrobrachium rosenbergii isolate ZJJX-2024 chromosome 40, ASM4041242v1, whole genome shotgun sequence includes these proteins:
- the LOC136826096 gene encoding uncharacterized protein produces the protein MALGRSVQYSSTVVDHLVPFSELTSTRTTYPDYHYCPCTLGQANSWVRVDLGRWRKISRVDLTASFQLRETHFRTVNIHIGDTGDWQNDPIVGGKDATTPGELEVLKFDVTGTGRYLTLVQQEDDYFCICKIQAYGY, from the exons ATGGCCCTTGGGAGGAGCGTCCAGTATTCCAGCACCGTGGTTGACCACTTGGTTCCCTTCAGTGAACTC acaagCACCAGGACCACATACCCAGACTATCACTACTGCCCTTGTACCCTGGGGCAAGCCAACAGCTGGGTCAGAGTTGACCTCGGGAGGTGGCGCAAGATCTCGCGCGTTGACCTCACGGCGTCTTTCCAGCTGAGAGAGACCCACTTCAGGACGGTCAACATTCAC ATTGGAGACACAGGAGATTGGCAGAATGACCCAATCGTTGGTGGAAAGGATGCTACAACACCGGGCGAACTGGAGGTCCTTAAATTTGATG TCACAGGCACTGGAAGGTACTTGACTCTCGTCCAGCAAGAGGACGACTACTTCTGCATCTGCAAAATCCAGGCCTACGGTTACTGA
- the LOC136826004 gene encoding uncharacterized protein, producing the protein MNYITTFLNLTWATVEQLTNEKGMQQRKRESPQKTKFEMGNFDNQFVIYYFLIAILQVLPISEAASNSSRIFKEVKINGGDASCSTQGKNYKSINFSSAMTSATTPCANICNKDDACALFATKGNVCTLYNLTLSATTPCALGASGTRAFTKYLGTDIALHKSVQYSTFAPGNIAPFSELTSDRTSYNDDHHYCPCTQYLANSWIRVDLGQTYKIARVDVTVSFQLREGYFRTVNIYVGETGDWQSDPAVGGKDSTIPAPLELLKFNGWYLC; encoded by the exons ATGAACTATATTACAACGTTCCTCAACCTAACCTGGGCTACAGTGG AGCAACTCACTAACGAGAAAGGAATGCAgcaaagaaaacgagaatcaCCACAGAAAACTAAGTTTGAGATGGGAAACTTTGACAATCAGTTTGTCATCTACTATTTCCTGATAGCGATTTTACAAGTTCTGCCAATATCAGAGGCTGCCTCTAATAGCTCCAGGATATTCAAAGAG GTTAAGATTAACGGAGGCGATGCCAGCTGTTCCACACAAGGGAAAAACTACAAATCAATCAACTTCTCCTCAGCAATGACGTCAGCCACGACCCCCTGTGCCAACATTTGTAACAAGGACGACGCCTGTGCGCTTTTTGCCACCAAAG GTAATGTTTGCACCCTGTACAACTTAACGTTGTCAGCTACCACGCCCTGTGCCTTGGGGGCTTCAGGAACAAGGGCATTCACGAAATACCTTGGGACAGACATCGCCCTTCACAAAAGCGTCCAGTACTCCACCTTTGCGCCTGGCAACATAGCGCCCTTCAGTGAGCTT ACAAGCGATAGGACCTCTTACAATGACGATCATCATTACTGCCCCTGTACCCAATACTTAGCAAATAGCTGGATCAGAGTTGACCTTGGGCAGACTTACAAGATTGCTCGAGTTGACGTCACAGTGTCTTTCCAGCTGCGAGAGGGCTACTTCAGAACAGTCAACATATAC gtTGGTGAGACAGGAGACTGGCAGTCTGACCCAGCAGTTGGTGGAAAAGATTCCACAATACCAGCACCACTGGAGCTTCTTAAATTTAATGGTTGGTATCTTTGCTAA